A portion of the Pseudomonas koreensis genome contains these proteins:
- a CDS encoding peptidase C39 family protein has protein sequence MVQVFSRVRGALLVGVCVVAMAGCAGDVAPQVKRLPERVELSGTFYRGEANQSGPQVLASLLSQQGIVITPGLLEKPLHLPGAEDKLQQNMQNLARDYGLVVYPLDSKLPALLTQVAAGYPVMVRFSEGSAFWAEPRYAILSGYDRNKQKVLLRAGMNRRQLMDFGSFESAFEKAGGWAILIQKPSQIPASVDRPRWLKAADELAQAGEENAAAQARKALAAQ, from the coding sequence ATGGTGCAAGTATTTTCTCGAGTGCGTGGGGCGCTGCTGGTCGGTGTTTGCGTGGTGGCGATGGCTGGGTGTGCAGGCGATGTGGCGCCGCAAGTCAAACGCTTGCCGGAGCGGGTTGAGCTCAGCGGCACTTTTTATCGAGGTGAAGCCAATCAGAGCGGGCCACAGGTGCTGGCCAGTCTGCTGTCGCAACAAGGCATCGTGATTACTCCAGGACTTTTGGAAAAGCCGCTGCACTTGCCAGGCGCTGAAGACAAGCTGCAGCAAAACATGCAGAACCTCGCTCGCGACTATGGCCTGGTGGTCTATCCGCTCGACAGCAAGCTGCCCGCCTTGTTGACTCAGGTTGCGGCAGGTTATCCGGTGATGGTGCGTTTCAGCGAGGGTTCGGCATTCTGGGCCGAGCCGCGTTACGCGATCCTCTCCGGCTACGACCGCAATAAACAGAAGGTCCTGCTGCGCGCCGGCATGAATCGTCGGCAGTTGATGGACTTCGGCAGCTTTGAATCAGCGTTCGAAAAGGCCGGTGGCTGGGCAATCCTCATCCAGAAACCGTCGCAGATTCCGGCCTCCGTCGACCGCCCCCGTTGGTTGAAAGCCGCCGATGAACTGGCGCAGGCCGGTGAAGAAAACGCCGCGGCGCAAGCGAGAAAAGCTCTGGCGGCGCAGTAA
- a CDS encoding DUF6021 family protein, whose protein sequence is MADSSTPKGPHSSEHSSGDDLGFDPDSPDLDDPQVDPVGPAKAPLDDDSGDDPKKPAKPYDPLGDLKP, encoded by the coding sequence ATGGCAGATTCCTCAACCCCGAAAGGCCCGCATTCGTCCGAACACTCCTCGGGCGATGATCTGGGATTCGATCCGGATTCGCCGGACCTCGACGATCCGCAAGTCGATCCTGTCGGTCCGGCAAAGGCGCCGCTGGATGACGACTCTGGTGATGATCCGAAGAAACCGGCCAAGCCCTACGATCCGTTGGGCGATCTGAAACCTTGA